The nucleotide window CCCTGGAGGCAACAGAAAAAAAGTATATTAACAAATAGAAGCATCTTCTTCATGTCGTTATTTTGGGTCTGTTAAATTTTCTGTTGAAATTTTGAATAAAAATAAGAAAGGTACCCCCAATCAACTATTGAAAGGAGGTACCCATGAACCCTAAATTTCTAAAAGAAAATCTAACATTAAGTCATTTCATTATGCAAGTATTTTCTAAGATCAAGCCAAAATTAATCTCAATCCTCAAAGATAATCTTGAGAAGGCTCTCATTGAGCAGAGGGACAGAATTATCGGTAATAAACCTTACCAGAGGTTTTCTAGGATCAAACGCTGGGGGTATACTATCAGGAAGTATATTACAACTCCTCTGGGTAATATAAGTAATGTAAGGATACCCAGGATGCGAGATAAGGATAAAGAGATACGACTGTTTATAGATAGGTATGTTCATTACACAACTGATTTCATTAATGATGTTATTCTCGCTCATGCCTTAAACATGAGTACTCGTAAGATAACTGTTTGGTTTAAATCAAGGTTAAAGGATGTGGTTAGTTATGCTACCTTTTCCAGGTTCATAAAAGTTGTTGAGGAAGAGATAGATAAGATACGTAATGGTCCTCTTCCTCCTGACATTGAAGGTCTGATTCTGGATGGTATCTGGGGTCATATCAGGATAAAGAAGAAAAAGGGAGTTATACTGGTAGCTCTTGGTGTTGATAGAGAGGGTAAGATTCATCTATTGGATTGGGAATTAGCTGAGAAGGAATCATTTAATAGTTATGGAGTATTACTAAGCCGCTTAAAGAAGCGAGGACTGGAGAAAGTAAAGATAATAGTAGGAGATGGAGCTAGAGGCCTTCCAGAAGCAGGAAAATTTGTTTATCCCGGTTCTAACTTTCAATACTGCCTCTGGCATCTATCTCAGACATTGATGAAACAGGTCTCTCATCTACCACCTAAGATTAAAGATTGTTTCTATAACCAGTTTTGGGAAATTTTCGTCTAAGACTCCCTTTGGGAAATGCTTATGATCTGGATGTCCGAAGGATCTCTCTTGAGAAGTGCTATGATAGATATCTCGAGTTTTTGAAGAAATGGGGAAAGATGGTGCCATTCATAAGTCCGAAGGATCTCTTTTGAGATAAAACATTCGCTTTACATGAAGAAAATCTCTTCCATTACTATGATTTCCCTTTCGAGTATCGACATAGGTTAAGAACTGTTAATATGGCGGAAGGGTTTTTCAGACATTTACGCGAATTTCTAAGGAGATACCCCGGTTGGATTGATGAAAAACAGGTGGATAAAATCTTGCTTCTATTCCTTAAGGGAATGAATGCATATAGAGAAGTTTTTGCAAAACCATACCATAAAACAGAACTAAACAGGGGTACCTTTATCTATGT belongs to Candidatus Neomarinimicrobiota bacterium and includes:
- a CDS encoding transposase → MNPKFLKENLTLSHFIMQVFSKIKPKLISILKDNLEKALIEQRDRIIGNKPYQRFSRIKRWGYTIRKYITTPLGNISNVRIPRMRDKDKEIRLFIDRYVHYTTDFINDVILAHALNMSTRKITVWFKSRLKDVVSYATFSRFIKVVEEEIDKIRNGPLPPDIEGLILDGIWGHIRIKKKKGVILVALGVDREGKIHLLDWELAEKESFNSYGVLLSRLKKRGLEKVKIIVGDGARGLPEAGKFVYPGSNFQYCLWHLSQTLMKQVSHLPPKIKDCFYNQFWEIFV